GCATCGGCACGGCGCTCACGGAGCACCTGCGGGTCGCCAAGGGCGTGGTGCGCCACCCGGACCTGACGGCCTACGCGCTGCCGACCGCGCTGGACACCCCGGACATCCGCATCGTGGAGCTGATCGAAGAGCGCGACGTGGTGGCCCCGTTCGGCGCCAAGGCCGCCTCGTCGGCCCCGGTCGTCACCACCCCGTCGGCAGTGGCGGCAGCGGTGAGAGCCGCCACCGGCCGCCCCGTCAACCGTCTCCCCATCCGCCCCCAGGCGGCGGTGGGCGCGGCGCAATAGGTCCTGCGGGATCTTTCCGCCGCCGCGGCGCGCGACCACATCGGACAGGGCCCGGCGGGAGGCAGGAGCACCGGCCGGGCTCACTCGCTCAGGAAGTCCTCCACGAGCGGGCGCAGCATCTCCGGCTCGTCGATCCACGGGTAGTGGCCCACGCCGTGCAGAGGGCGCAGCCGCGCGTGCGGGAAGCAGGCCGCCACCACCTCGCCCGACTTCATGCCGGTGATGGCGTCCAGGTCGCCCGTGACGACCAGCACGGGGGTGCGCACCGTGCGCAGCCTGCCCAGCAGCGCGAGCCGCTCGTCCTCGCCCACGCCCTGCCAGAACGCGGCGCGCGGCACCGGGTTGAGCTGTTCGCCCTCGTCCGCAGCGTGCTCCTGCTGCGGGAGCTCCCAGCGCCCGTACGCCATCGGTGCCGCGCGCAGCAGGAGCCCGCGGATCTCTGCCAGATCGGTGGCGTGGGTGAGGAGCTGGACGGCGACGTAGGCGTCCTCCCACCAGTCCTCGTCCGCGGCGCGTGACTCGAAGATCTGCCGTGCGTCGTCGGGGAGTTGGCCCTGGAGGCGGGAGCCGGGGTTGAGCAGCACGAGGTGGCTGAGGCGGTCGGCGTAGCGGGCCGCGTACGCCTGCGCGGTGGCCGCCGCCGCGTCGTGCGCGAGGAGCGCGAAGCGGTCCAGGCCCAGGTGCGCGCGCAGCGCCTCGAGGTCCTCGGCGTGCCGGGTGAAGACGTAGGCGCCCAGATCGTCGGCGGGCGGCGAGTCTCCGGTGCCGCGCGCGTCGGGGATCACCAGCGTCCGGTAGGCGCCGAGCCCGCCCAGGTCTCCCAGATAGGCGGCCTCGCGCGCCGGGCCGCCCGCCAGGCAGACCAGAGGCGGTTTGCCGGATGTGCGGTGGGCCCCGGAACCGGCGGTATCGGCGGTGTCGGCGTCCCGGACGCGGTAGGCGAGCTGTGCCCCGTCGTATGAGGTGAAGTGCGGCATAGGTGCAGTTTGCCGCCAGGGATCAGGTTGGTGTGCAACCAATGGTGGTTCTCGTGTGTCTGTTGTGTCGTACGTGCAGAGAGCAGTAGACGTACGCCCATCGCGCGCTCCGGGTTCCGCCGGACGGGCCGACCCCCCGTCACGCGCTGCCGGATTCCCGCGCGTCGACCAGCAGGAGGACAAGTGCGTCAACGGACCAACGCGTCAGCCATCCGCACCGTCGCACGCGCAATAGGCGTGTCGGCGCTGGTGGCGGGCACCACGTTCGCCGCCGTGGCACAGGCGGGCGCCGTGCAGCACGAGGGGAAGACCGCCGCACCCGCGGCGAAGGCTGCCAAGGCGCCCAAGGCCGACTTCAACGGTGACGGCTACGCCGACACCGTCAGCTCAGCGCCCAAGGCGACCGTCGGAGGGAAGGAGGAGGCCGGCTACGTCACCGTCTCCTACGGCTCCGCCAAGGGCGCCAGCACCACCCACCGCCAGCTCTTCAGCGCCAACACCGCGGGCGTGCCCGGCGACGCGTCGGTCAACGGCCGCTTCGGCGAGCAGAGCGCGGCCCGCGACTTCGACGGCGACGGCACCACCGACCTCGCCCTCACGGACGACGGCAAGGTCCTCATCCTGTGGGGCGCCAAGGGGCAGACCCTGAAGGCCGCCGCTGCCGACGACGGCGGCGCCGAGGTGCCCGGCGTCGACTCGGTGCGCACCCTGGCCGCGGGCGACTTCAATGGTGACGGCAAGGCCGACCTGGCCGTCGACGGCAACGACAGCGGCGTGGACCTGCTGTACGGCGGCTTCGGCCGCGACGGCAAGCCCGCCAAGACCGGCAAGGTCGAGCCCGGCCACGACTTCGGGCCGGACAAGGTGATCGCGGGCGACGTGACCGGCGACGGCATCGACGACCTGGTCACCACCCACTCCTTCGAGGAGATGTCCGAGAAGAGCGCCTTCTTCAAGGGCTCCAAGGACGGACTGGTCAGCAAGCCCAAGGCCATCGACGACGCGGAAACCGGCGTGATCGCCGACGTCAACAAGGACGGCTTCGGCGACATCGTCCTCCGTACCGTCCCCGGCGGCGTGGTGGAGAACCTGCCCTACGACCACGGCACCCTGAAGGTCCTCTACGGCACTGCCGACGGGCCCGGCACCAAGACCTCCACGCTCACCCAGAACAGCGCGGGCGTACCCGGTGCCAACGAGGAGGGTGACGAGTTCGGCAAGTCCCTCGCCGCCGGTGACGTCAACGGCGACGGCTACGCCGACATCGCCGTGGGCGCGCCCTACGAGGACATCGGCAGCGGCGCGGCGGGCAAGGACGCGGGCGCCGTCGTCCAGCTCCTGGGCGGCAAGGACGGTCTGACCGGCGCCGGTGCCAAGAACTGGGACCAGGGCTCGGAGGGCGTGCCCGGTGCCGTCGAGGCCGAGGACCGCTTCGGCTCGGCGGTCTCCCTCGGCGACACCGACAACGACGGCCACGACGACCTCGCGATCGGCGCGGACGGCGAGGACGGCGCGGGTGCCGCGGCGAAGGACGCGGGTTCCGTGTGGGTCCTGCGCGGCACCACGAGCGGCCTGACGAGCAAGGGCGTCGTCTCCTACGGCCCCAAGACGCTCGGCGGCCCGGAGGGCAACGCCGCTCTGGGCACCTCCTTCGCCCGCTGAATCTCTGCGTGGGCGGCCCGCTGATCCTTCCGAGGGCGGCATCGGCCGAACCCGCCACGGGCGGCATCCGCTGACCCGCCGTAGCACCGCGGGAAACCTCGTGCCCCCGCCCGCCCCCGAACCGGGGCGGGCGGGGGCACGCTCGTTGCGGGTGCGGGTGCGGGTGCGGGTGCGGGTGCGGGTGCGGGCGTGGGCGCGGGCCGGGGGCCGGGGGCCGGGGAGCGGCGGTGGGTGATCCGGTGCTTGGTGAACGGGTGGGGGTGGGCCGGTGGCCAAGGGGTTTTTCCGGGCGGGCAGTTGGGGTTTCGGCGGGTGGTTCGCGAGGTGTCGACCTGGGGTTCGAGGCCCCCTCGGGGCCGAAAGCCCCCTGGCGCGACTGGTGTTGATGTGGCGTCAGTTATCAACTGAGGGTTCGGACGCGCGTAGATATCATTGTCATGCCCCAACCACATCGCTAGTCTGGCCGGGCTCGTGGCGCCCAGCTCCACCCCATCGGCCGTCGGTGTGCACTCGTCGGCCTGTCCCCCCACCACCCTCGGGAGCAGCCATGTCCTCAGTCACCAGCAAGTGGAAGACCGGCCGGGTACCCGCCGTGGCGGCGGCGCTGGCCGTGCTCGCATCAGGTGCCCTCCTCGTCACCGGTACCTCGGCGACGGCCGGACCGCCCGATTCCGACCCCACGATGAACGATTCCTTCGCCTCCGCGGCCAAGGAATTCGGCGTCCCGCGCGACGTGCTGGCCTCCCTCGGCTACAGCGAGACCCACTTCGACGGCCACGGCGGCAAGCCCAGCCAGGCGAACGGGTACGGAGTGATGCACCTGGTCAGCAACCCCGCACAGCACACGCTGGAGAAGGCGGCGAAGCTCACAGGTGAGCCGGTGGCGCGGCTGCGCAAGAACACGGACG
This sequence is a window from Streptomyces sp. NBC_01775. Protein-coding genes within it:
- a CDS encoding FG-GAP and VCBS repeat-containing protein; the protein is MRQRTNASAIRTVARAIGVSALVAGTTFAAVAQAGAVQHEGKTAAPAAKAAKAPKADFNGDGYADTVSSAPKATVGGKEEAGYVTVSYGSAKGASTTHRQLFSANTAGVPGDASVNGRFGEQSAARDFDGDGTTDLALTDDGKVLILWGAKGQTLKAAAADDGGAEVPGVDSVRTLAAGDFNGDGKADLAVDGNDSGVDLLYGGFGRDGKPAKTGKVEPGHDFGPDKVIAGDVTGDGIDDLVTTHSFEEMSEKSAFFKGSKDGLVSKPKAIDDAETGVIADVNKDGFGDIVLRTVPGGVVENLPYDHGTLKVLYGTADGPGTKTSTLTQNSAGVPGANEEGDEFGKSLAAGDVNGDGYADIAVGAPYEDIGSGAAGKDAGAVVQLLGGKDGLTGAGAKNWDQGSEGVPGAVEAEDRFGSAVSLGDTDNDGHDDLAIGADGEDGAGAAAKDAGSVWVLRGTTSGLTSKGVVSYGPKTLGGPEGNAALGTSFAR
- a CDS encoding alpha/beta fold hydrolase gives rise to the protein MPHFTSYDGAQLAYRVRDADTADTAGSGAHRTSGKPPLVCLAGGPAREAAYLGDLGGLGAYRTLVIPDARGTGDSPPADDLGAYVFTRHAEDLEALRAHLGLDRFALLAHDAAAATAQAYAARYADRLSHLVLLNPGSRLQGQLPDDARQIFESRAADEDWWEDAYVAVQLLTHATDLAEIRGLLLRAAPMAYGRWELPQQEHAADEGEQLNPVPRAAFWQGVGEDERLALLGRLRTVRTPVLVVTGDLDAITGMKSGEVVAACFPHARLRPLHGVGHYPWIDEPEMLRPLVEDFLSE